The segment GTTGACGGTAGAGCGGTAACTAGCCATCAGCAAAACAGACATATTGATCAGCGCCTCTCTATTCCTTAGCATTACTGCGCCAGtgaagttaaatttaatttataaatgttttcttttacagGTAGCAATGGTTGAGGTGCAACTAAATCCGCCCAACGATACCAAAGTGCCGCCAGCTATGCTTGTGGCGTTCACAGTTTGCACAACACTGTTAGTCGCGGTGCACATGCTAGCTCTCATGATCAGCACGTGCATCCTGCCCAATATAGAAGCCGTGGGCAATCTCCACAGTATCTCCCTCGTCCACGAATCTCCACACGAAAGGCTGCACTGGTACATCGAAATAGCGTGGGCGTTTTCAACTTTGTTAGGTCTCATCCTGTTCTTAGTTGAAATAGCTATACTCTGCTGGGTGAAGTTCTACGATTTGAGTGAAACTGCAGCTTGGTCGGCGTGTGTCGTCTTAATACCAGTGATGATTGTATTTTTAGCGTTTGCAATACACTTCTATATGTCATTAGCGTCACATAAATACGAAGTAACGGTCACAGGCATAAAGGAATTGGAACTTTTGAAAGAGCAAATTGAAATGGGTGATCACGATTCGAGGATGAACAATCTCACACTGTTAGATCAGAGTAGGGTAGTGTGATTTTTGTTTAAGGCGTATGCCGTTATGGATTGTTGTAACTTGTATTCCTATATTGTTAAACCCCCTCTTTTTTAGATTATTCCGTTTGACGGCGTACAAATAAGTGCTAAGACATTGTAAATTCGGGTTTTAAGTATATCGTGTTGTGGATTTATAACGGTAGAAACACATAGGCATTGACCCTTAATGCAGGGCGAAGCTACCATCGTATCTATGACGGGACCCGTTCTTGTCCCACAGAGGCCCCTAAGGTCCTCTATGGGACAAGAACGGCCATCAGACTTATCACTATTGTCTATAGATGcagaaattttagaaaaatgaaAATCGTCTTCAGGTATACatcaaaaaaattgtttgtttaatttgaattgcTTGGCTAGCTGAATTTCTAGGAGGAagtgatattttaaaatcaataaatatttattttatatttatttcaagtacattttgtgtttcttttgtaagaaatctttacccttcaatTTGGTcctcaaataattaaaaacagggcccctccaaggcaggCTACGCCACTTGTCATAAATAGTGAcccttattattaaaaagttatgaaattaatGCCATTGCTCAAAATATTATCCTATCAGAACTTCTGACAATTTAATAATCGAGTAGGGAATATTGTATTGAAACAAAACTTGAAACTCAAATTATAgtatgattattaattccagtcagtaaaatgacaagttcaactgtcactgaaatgtcattttactgacgaTTTTTAGAAGTAGTTCTTCTACTTACGGAAGACGATTTGGTTTGAATGTAGTAGTAATTTGTCAGCACAAACGACTTGTTTGTTTAAAGTAAGAGAACGTCAGAACAGTCAgacttgaaaataatttagattgatACAGGGGTAGGCGTGTGACATATACACCCGTTTACACAAATGTATCAACACAATGAATAGGGCGCAGTGCGTTATGTGTATCTACCGTCACATTAGGATTAATTAGTTATCATCGGGCGTTAATATGTTTCCAGAATCCGTAGGATTATGGTGTAGTCATGGAGGTATAGCAATATTGTTTTCCTCGAATATGGAATCCATAATTTTTGTCATATTCGAgaaaacgaaaaatattttgCCAGAAAATGCttgactaaagtgtttttcagatagcatgggtacggtgacagtcgcctgtatgacgttcataatacttaTTGATAACGTGAATAgcggcaaacttttaagagtgaaacgatGCACAGGATATTATTTTATGACTAGGGGATGCAGCAGGAAAGTAGATggctaaaacaattaaatattaatcaaataataGATCATGGGGATATCTTTTTGATAAATGACAATTATACTTAGGTTTACAGTGTGCACGTCACTGTTTCTCAAAGTGTTTTAGAATATGTAATATCTCGGGAAAGTGAATCTCGTACTTAATGTTCATCGCACTTTtcagaataattaataaaacata is part of the Bicyclus anynana chromosome 5, ilBicAnyn1.1, whole genome shotgun sequence genome and harbors:
- the LOC112043473 gene encoding calcium release-activated calcium channel protein 1 isoform X3, with the protein product MSVWSASTVGHQNTRYSHSNSWCPNLTKHKCVMSGETPIQSGDALHTPAYLSWRKLQLSRAKLKASSKTSALLSGFAMVAMVEVQLNPPNDTKVPPAMLVAFTVCTTLLVAVHMLALMISTCILPNIEAVGNLHSISLVHESPHERLHWYIEIAWAFSTLLGLILFLVEIAILCWVKFYDLSETAAWSACVVLIPVMIVFLAFAIHFYMSLASHKYEVTVTGIKELELLKEQIEMGDHDSRMNNLTLLDQSRVV
- the LOC112043473 gene encoding calcium release-activated calcium channel protein 1 isoform X1: MSDEPPIQSGDAQLTPAYLSWRKLQLSRAKLKASSKTSALLSGFAMVAMVEVQLNPPNDTKVPPAMLVAFTVCTTLLVAVHMLALMISTCILPNIEAVGNLHSISLVHESPHERLHWYIEIAWAFSTLLGLILFLVEIAILCWVKFYDLSETAAWSACVVLIPVMIVFLAFAIHFYMSLASHKYEVTVTGIKELELLKEQIEMGDHDSRMNNLTLLDQSRVV
- the LOC112043473 gene encoding calcium release-activated calcium channel protein 1 isoform X2, yielding MSGETPIQSGDALHTPVYLSWRKLQLSRAKLKASSKTSALLSEFAMVAMVEVQLNPPNDTKVPPAMLVAFTVCTTLLVAVHMLALMISTCILPNIEAVGNLHSISLVHESPHERLHWYIEIAWAFSTLLGLILFLVEIAILCWVKFYDLSETAAWSACVVLIPVMIVFLAFAIHFYMSLASHKYEVTVTGIKELELLKEQIEMGDHDSRMNNLTLLDQSRVV